TTGTCTTTTTGATCAGGACTCAGGCGCAGATGATTTTCAAATTTCGGAATGGTTTCGGCCTGAATCTGAACATACAGGCTCCACGGCCCGGGCTGACTGTTCTTTTCTTTCCAATCAGCCCCGAAACCTTCCTGACCGGCGGCATGTCCCCAACCGCCGCGCGCTGCGCTTAAAGCCACCAGATACCCGCGCAAAAAATCGGTTTCCTGCCTGTGGACGTTCTGATAGCGCGGCATAAAACCCGACGTAGGTCGGCGGCCAAAGTAATATTGATCTTCAAAGCCGTCAATAGTGGCATACACATTTCCACGATAATTATGAAACGCGACAAAATGCCCCAGCAGCCCGTTGTCATTTCCCAATCCCGCCGAAAAACGATTGGAAGTAGAATTGAGCAGGATTTGGTTACTTGCCAAACAGGAAGCATTCAGAAAAATGATCTTTGCGTAATACTCGATCACTTCTTTGGTGTTGGCATCAATGATGCGAACGCCCGAAGCTTTGCCCAATTTTTCATCATATATAATGGAATGAACCACCGAATGAGGTCGCAGCGTGAGTTTGCCGGTCTTTCGGGCCGCCGGCAGCGTAGCCGACTGCGAACTGAAATACGCTCCGTACGGACAGCCTCGGTAGCACAAATGCCGGGCCTGACACTGTCCCCGGCCAAGGGCCGTATGCCAAGGTTGGGGCTTGGTCAAATGCGCACAACGGCCAATGATCAGATGGCGGTCGGTATAGTGGGCGTTCAGCGATTTTTGCAGGTGCTTTTCTACGCAGTTCAATTCCCATGGGGGTAAAAATTCCCCATCGGGCAACCCTTCCAGTCCGTCTTTGTTTCCGCTGATCCCCGCAAAGCGCTCTACGTAACTGTACCAGGGTGCCATCTCGTCGTAGGTCACGGGCCACGGAACGGCAAAGCCATCGCGAGCGGGTCCTTCAAAGTCAAATTTACTCCAACGCTGCACCTGTCGCGCCCACAAAAGTGATTTTCCTCCCACCTGATACGCCCGAATCCAGTCAAACGGTTTTTCCTGGATATAAGGCTGCTCGGCATCTTTGGTGAAAAACTGCTGCGTAGCCTCATCGAGCGCGTAGCATTTACTCGCGATGGGGTTTTCTTCCCTGAACGACGGCGGAAGGCGATTATGGTGCTCAAACTCCCACGGATTTTTCATGGCCGTGGGATAATCCGTAATGTGATTGACGTCACGGCCTCGCTCCAGCACCAGCGTGCGCAGGCCTTTTTCACAAAGCTCTTTGGCTGCCCACCCGCCCGAGATCCCCGAACCGATCACGATGGCATCGAAGGTATTTTGTTTTTGGGCGTTGATATTCAGATACATATTATTAAATCTCTTTTATGATACAATGAGAAAAACCTGCTTCCAAAACCCGAAGGTAACAAGATTTAAGGAGGGAAGAAACAGGGTGGGTGTGTAAATATTTCCACAAATCTTTCCCTTACCGGCATACTTTTTTAATAAGTGCCGATGAACGCAATGTATTTGCCTCAGCAATTGAAATAAACTAATCTCTCCATGAAAATGAAACGATTCATCGTTGCTTCCGTCGCTTCTCTGGCCCTGGTGGTTGCCTGCCAAAAAGTACCCCTCACGGGCCGTAATCAGTTGATGCTGATCAACAGTAAAGAGCTCTTACCCATGAGTTTTACCAGTTATAAAGAAGTCCTTGATACCAGTACGGTACTTAGAAACGGCGCTCAGGTCGAAATGGTCAAACGCGCGGGCCAACGCATCCGGAAATCAGTCGAAGAATATATGGCCGCCCATAACTACGCGCAGGTATTGGAAGGGTTTCAATGGGAATTTAACGTGATCGAAAACAAAACCGTGAACGCGTGGTGTATGCCGGGAGGAAAGGTCGTCTTTTATACGGGCATATTGCCGATCTGCCGTGATGAAACGGGAGTGGCCGTGGTGATGGGGCACGAAATATCGCATGCCATTGCCAGCCACGGCGCCGAGCGCATGAGTCAGGGATTATTGGCGCAGGGCGCATTGACCGCCGGTCAGGTTGGCTTAGGAGTCGCAATGGCCAACAAACCGCAGGAAACCCAAAATACCTGGATGGGGCTGTATGGAATGGCCGCACCTGCTGCGGCTAACGTGGGGTATATTTTGCCCAACAGCCGCAATCAGGAAAGTGAAGCCGACCGCCTTGGGCTGACCTTCATGGCAATGGCAGGCTATGACCCCCGCGCGGCGGTCGATTTTTGGCAACGTATGGCACAGGCAAGCGGCGGACAAAAACCTCCTCAGTGGCTCTCTACCCACCCTGCCGACAACAGCCGTGTATCCAACCTACAAAAGTTGATGCCGGATGCCATTAAGCTGTATAACAAATCAACGGGAAATACCAAATCAACCGGAAGACGATAATAATAACGTCGGCATCTAACGTCGGCGAGGTTTTGAACGGCAGGCGCCCAGCCCTCGCCGACGTTACAATGTTTTCTTAATCTTTCATCAATCGTGCTCTGATGGCCTCCGGAATGGGGGCTTTCTTTTTTTGCGCATAATCATAAAACACCACCCGAGCGAGCCCTTCAGCGGCAATGCGCTCATGACGGGTGCTGAGGACCAACTGCTGAAGCTGAATACTGAACTCATCTACCGAGCCCGTCTTGACCTGCGAAGCCACCACCACTGTATCCGGATAAGTGACGGGGAATTTATACCGACAGTTTATTTCGGCCAAAATCGGCCCAACTCCCTCGGGAAGTGCGGCCAGCTGCAAAAAATCACTGAAAAACCGAATCCGCCCCGACTCCATATAGCGCAGATACGAAACATTATTGACATGCTGCATGGCGTCCATGTCTCCCCACTGCACCGGAAGTTCGAGGTAAGACGGATAGTCTTTGATAAACTCCTGAATAAAAAGCATGTACTGTATCGTTACGTGTTTTCCTGTGCGGCCAGATGCGTATAATCATTGACAATGGTTAGCAGAAAGGTGCGCGGCTCTCCTATATTGTTGACAGAAAGCACATTGGATACTTTTTCGGCCGTTTGCTGCGTCAATTCTTCATTCCGCCTTCTCAGAACCTGACGGATGGTTTCAATATCCCGGTCATTCAGTTGAGCGGCTTCTGCATAGGTTACTTTATAATCTTCGGGCAGTTCCTGATATACTACCTGGCTCAGATTCACCCGTTTGGTGGTTTTTATAACGGTAGTTCCCGCCGCAATATCGCCGACCCGTTGTCCTTTTCCATTGGCGGCTATTGCGATGATGGCCACCAACGGGGTAAAAATACCCGTATCAATAATCAATAGCAGCCAACGGAGCAGGTAAGCGCTGAGCGTTGGCTTACTTCCATCCAATCGTACTACCCGGATATTCATGGCCCGTTTTCCCAGTGTTTGCCCGTTCAAAAAATATTCACTCACCAGCGGATACAGCATAATAGGAAGAATAACGGTCAGCATCACAAAGAAAATGGATTGATTTTCGCCGAATTTCAGCACCGAAAATAAGCCAAGCCATGCGATCGCCCACCCCAAAGAAATCAATCGGTCGATAATTGTGGCCAAAATACGGTCGCCGAGACTGGCCGGCTCATACTCTAATTCAACATTTTGAGAAGTTTGGATTCGGACAGACATTTTTTCGGATGGAAAAGGATGAATTCGTGAATGAGTGAATAGTTTTTTATAACTTTTCCGCAAAATAGACAATTCGTTTATTTACTCATTCCAACATTTGTTCATTTTTAATGAAAGAAGCTGTTTTTGTCAAACGAAATACGGAAAAGTGGCAGGAGTATGAATCGACTCCCGCCCACGACCCCGACCGACTTACAGAGCGGTTCATTGAACTGACCGATGACCTTTCGTACGCCCGTACCTTTTATCCCAACGCTACCGTAACGCGTTATCTCAACGGCGTGGCTTCACAATTTCACCAAAAATTGTATGCCAATCGCCGCGAAGACCGCAACCGCATTGCCGCATTTTGGAAACATGAACTTCCGCTGTTGATGTTTGAATCGCGTTTCAGGCTTTTGTATTCATTTTTGTTTTTTATCGGAGCCTGTATTCTGGGCTGGATATCGGCTGCTCACGATGATACCTACGTGCGGCTCATCATGGGTGATGATTATGTGAACCAAACCCTCGAAAATATCAAAAACGGTGATCCGCTGGCTATTTACGGCGGCACCGGCCAAGCAGATATGTTCATGCAGATTACCGTCAACAACATTAAAGTGTCTTTTGCTGCCTTTGCGTTGGGGGCTTTTTTCTCGTTTGGCACCATTGCCATTCTTTTTCAGAACGGTATCATGCTGGGAGCATTTCAGTATTTTTTCTTCGAGCGCGATTTGCTTTTAGCCTCTGTTTTGAAAATATGGATTCACGGCACGCTCGAAATCTCCGCCATTGTGATCGCGGGCGGGGCCGGTCTGGTCATGGGTCACAGCTTACTTTTCCCCGGTACCTACAGCCGGCTCGAATCCTTTAGGCAAGGTGCCAAAAAAGGGATGAAGATCGTCATCGGGTTAGTACCCGTTTTTGTCGCGGCCGGTTTTTTGGAAAGTTTTATTACGCGTCTTACCCTGCACCCTGTAGCAAGCAGCGCCATTATCCTTGTATCCGCCGTCTTTATCGTGTGGTATTTTGTACTTTACCCCCGAAAGGTACACCGGGAATCCATGTCCGCTTAGCCGCCTGTCATATAACCTTCTAAACCGCCTAATCAATGAAACCGCCTATCGTATTACAGCAGGAACGTGATTTTGGACAGAAAATCAATGTAACCGTTGAATTCATCATCCAAAATTTTAAGCCGTTGATGCTTTCACTTTTGTACATTGCGGGCCCGCCGGCGCTCATCGGAGGCTTTTTTATGGGAGCTTACCAGTCCAATATGATCACCCTCCAACAGCGGATTCTGAAGCCCGAAAGCGGCGACAGCGCTCTGGCAGGCATTTATTCCATGGGGTCTTCCATGCTCCTACTGGCCCTTTTTTTAGGGGCCGCCGGTCTGGCGGCTACGCTCACAGTGAATGCTTATTTGATTGAATACGAAAAAGGAAACCGCAGCATTACTCCCGAAACCATCTGGAGTCGGGTGAAAGAATACATCGGTAAAGGAATCGGATTCAGCATTGTGATGGTGGCATTTGTAGTTGTTGCCACGATGTTTTTTATTATTCCCGGCATCTATGTCGGCATAGTACTCTCGCTTATGTATATGGTAATGATGCGCGAAAACCTTGGCTTGGAAGCCACATTCCGGCGGTGTTTTTACCTGATAAACGATAAATGGTGGTCTACCTTCGGGCTGCTCATCATCATGGGAATCATCTCGGGTATTCTGGGCTACGTATTTCAGATTCCGTCGATGATCATTACGTTTTCCTCCATTCTCCAAATCGGCGACGGCATCAATGACTTCTGGACCACCGTGAGCGGTGTCATTGCAACCGTCGGCTCGGTGCTGGTACGCTCTTTGGTGCTGGTAGCCATCGGTTTTCAATATTATAATTTAGTGGAACGCCGCGACGGTTCGGGCATTTTGGGAGCCATTGACGACATCGGCAAAAATGATACCCCGAGAATCGACCGCCGCGAAGAAGAGTTTTAGCCGGCATCCCAAGCGGCATTCCATCGCCTGATTTTCGCGGTTCACGCTTGGGATCACGTATTTTGTCCAGTAAAGCCAGGGTTCGGAAGCTTTATTTCAGACATTGCGCCCTGATCGTACAACGTATTATGCTTCAAACCGTTATCGGTACATGAAATCGGCCTCACGCGACCAAATCTATGAAGACCTCCAAAAGGCGCATACCAACTTCCGAAAAACCGAGCTGGCAGGCGTTGACTTGAGCGGATTAGACTTATCGGGGGCCGATTTCCGATTTTCGGAGCTTTCAGGGGCTAATTTCAGTCATTCGATCTTACGAAAAACAAACCTGAGCTTTTGCAACCTCAACGATACCAATTTTGAAAATGCCGATCTGACCGATGCCAATCTGAGTTTTTCGTCGTTGGCGGGGGCCAATCTCACCAACGCTAAGATCGCCGGGGCCCGTTTTAATTTTTCGGGCATCAGCCAACGCAACCCAACCGATCGTTTTGCATCCCTTACGCATTTTTTGTACCGCACGGGCTGGTTTGGCACGGTGATCGGTATTTTTATCGGTGCGTTCATTTACTACGGAGTCAGTGCGGTCATTTTTTTTACCCACCGGATCTTTACCGCTTCAGATCCGCTGCTGGCGATGCTCAACCAATACATTGTCGGCAATAATATTTCGGGCGGCATCATTACAGTTCTTATCACGAATTGGCTCTCCGGTACCTTGGAACGATATTTCAAAGCGGCATGGGTGCAGCATTTGGTGCTGTCGTTCATTTCAGGAACGGGTTACCTGGCCTTAACGACCTTTTCGTATTTTCAATTCGGCAATAAAATTATTGGAGACGTATTAGAGAAATTTCCCAATCAGATCACCCAAAGTGCCCCTTGGTACGTATATGCGTTATGTCCCATCTTTGTCGCCAATGTATTTCATTATTTCCAAAAACAGGGAAAGCGACTTACGCTCAAAATCACCGAGCAGGAACTTCAATTGTCAGAACTGGAAAAATCAAAAACCAAAGCCGAGCTGGAAGCGCTCCAGGCAAAGATCAACCCTCATTTTCTGTACAATTCTCTCAACAGTATCGCAAGCCTCGTCCATATAGACCCCGACAAAGCCGAGCAAATGACGCTGCTGCTTTCAAAATTGTTTCGGTACGTGACCAATAAAAATGCGGATTACTTTGACA
Above is a window of Runella slithyformis DSM 19594 DNA encoding:
- a CDS encoding M48 family metallopeptidase, giving the protein MKRFIVASVASLALVVACQKVPLTGRNQLMLINSKELLPMSFTSYKEVLDTSTVLRNGAQVEMVKRAGQRIRKSVEEYMAAHNYAQVLEGFQWEFNVIENKTVNAWCMPGGKVVFYTGILPICRDETGVAVVMGHEISHAIASHGAERMSQGLLAQGALTAGQVGLGVAMANKPQETQNTWMGLYGMAAPAAANVGYILPNSRNQESEADRLGLTFMAMAGYDPRAAVDFWQRMAQASGGQKPPQWLSTHPADNSRVSNLQKLMPDAIKLYNKSTGNTKSTGRR
- a CDS encoding histidine kinase; this translates as MKSASRDQIYEDLQKAHTNFRKTELAGVDLSGLDLSGADFRFSELSGANFSHSILRKTNLSFCNLNDTNFENADLTDANLSFSSLAGANLTNAKIAGARFNFSGISQRNPTDRFASLTHFLYRTGWFGTVIGIFIGAFIYYGVSAVIFFTHRIFTASDPLLAMLNQYIVGNNISGGIITVLITNWLSGTLERYFKAAWVQHLVLSFISGTGYLALTTFSYFQFGNKIIGDVLEKFPNQITQSAPWYVYALCPIFVANVFHYFQKQGKRLTLKITEQELQLSELEKSKTKAELEALQAKINPHFLYNSLNSIASLVHIDPDKAEQMTLLLSKLFRYVTNKNADYFDTLANELEMAATYLEIEQVRFGDRLSFKIIVRDESLKNVPVPRFLIQPVVENAVKHGIARIADRGVIEVRVTKEQNLLRITVHDNGPAFPEPISGGYGLQSIQNKLRLLYGDKAALSLQNLPVKQVILDLPLKP
- a CDS encoding RDD family protein: MSVRIQTSQNVELEYEPASLGDRILATIIDRLISLGWAIAWLGLFSVLKFGENQSIFFVMLTVILPIMLYPLVSEYFLNGQTLGKRAMNIRVVRLDGSKPTLSAYLLRWLLLIIDTGIFTPLVAIIAIAANGKGQRVGDIAAGTTVIKTTKRVNLSQVVYQELPEDYKVTYAEAAQLNDRDIETIRQVLRRRNEELTQQTAEKVSNVLSVNNIGEPRTFLLTIVNDYTHLAAQENT
- a CDS encoding acyl-CoA thioesterase; this translates as MLFIQEFIKDYPSYLELPVQWGDMDAMQHVNNVSYLRYMESGRIRFFSDFLQLAALPEGVGPILAEINCRYKFPVTYPDTVVVASQVKTGSVDEFSIQLQQLVLSTRHERIAAEGLARVVFYDYAQKKKAPIPEAIRARLMKD
- a CDS encoding stage II sporulation protein M: MKEAVFVKRNTEKWQEYESTPAHDPDRLTERFIELTDDLSYARTFYPNATVTRYLNGVASQFHQKLYANRREDRNRIAAFWKHELPLLMFESRFRLLYSFLFFIGACILGWISAAHDDTYVRLIMGDDYVNQTLENIKNGDPLAIYGGTGQADMFMQITVNNIKVSFAAFALGAFFSFGTIAILFQNGIMLGAFQYFFFERDLLLASVLKIWIHGTLEISAIVIAGGAGLVMGHSLLFPGTYSRLESFRQGAKKGMKIVIGLVPVFVAAGFLESFITRLTLHPVASSAIILVSAVFIVWYFVLYPRKVHRESMSA
- a CDS encoding GMC oxidoreductase, which translates into the protein MYLNINAQKQNTFDAIVIGSGISGGWAAKELCEKGLRTLVLERGRDVNHITDYPTAMKNPWEFEHHNRLPPSFREENPIASKCYALDEATQQFFTKDAEQPYIQEKPFDWIRAYQVGGKSLLWARQVQRWSKFDFEGPARDGFAVPWPVTYDEMAPWYSYVERFAGISGNKDGLEGLPDGEFLPPWELNCVEKHLQKSLNAHYTDRHLIIGRCAHLTKPQPWHTALGRGQCQARHLCYRGCPYGAYFSSQSATLPAARKTGKLTLRPHSVVHSIIYDEKLGKASGVRIIDANTKEVIEYYAKIIFLNASCLASNQILLNSTSNRFSAGLGNDNGLLGHFVAFHNYRGNVYATIDGFEDQYYFGRRPTSGFMPRYQNVHRQETDFLRGYLVALSAARGGWGHAAGQEGFGADWKEKNSQPGPWSLYVQIQAETIPKFENHLRLSPDQKDKYGIPQLITSVGYDENDLKIINHFHTTVAEMLDKASFKNIRLVDDKRNPGLDIHEMGGVRMGADPKTSLVNKWNQLHACKNVFVTDGAAMTSIGTQNPSLTFMAFTARAANHAVQEMKKKNL